The Candidatus Bathyarchaeota archaeon genome includes a region encoding these proteins:
- a CDS encoding flavin reductase family protein: MSVKPQININQAYRLLHPMHTVLLSCVGNSAKPNITTLAWAMPTSINPPLLAVSVAPGRYSHTLIEESGEFIVNVPTLEILQAVYTCGSLSGRSFDKFKKCALTPLPGRRVKAPAIRECVAHLECEVDGQMQTGDHTIFVGKILEAYADAGAFTETGYDLKRTHHLYHAGGNNFAVLDPKNYKA, translated from the coding sequence ATGTCAGTTAAACCCCAGATAAACATCAACCAAGCATACCGCCTCCTTCACCCCATGCATACGGTTCTGTTATCCTGTGTGGGTAACAGTGCAAAACCTAACATCACAACTCTCGCTTGGGCGATGCCTACATCCATTAATCCGCCTCTGCTTGCTGTCAGCGTGGCACCTGGACGTTACAGCCACACGTTAATCGAAGAATCAGGAGAATTCATAGTTAACGTTCCCACGTTGGAGATTTTGCAGGCGGTTTACACTTGTGGAAGTCTTTCGGGAAGAAGTTTTGATAAATTCAAAAAATGCGCTCTAACTCCGTTGCCGGGTAGAAGAGTTAAGGCACCGGCTATTCGTGAATGTGTGGCCCATTTGGAGTGCGAAGTGGACGGTCAAATGCAGACGGGTGATCACACGATTTTTGTGGGCAAAATTCTTGAGGCTTACGCTGATGCTGGAGCTTTCACTGAAACAGGTTATGACCTAAAACGTACTCATCACCTGTACCATGCAGGCGGCAACAATTTTGCGGTACTAGATCCAAAGAACTACAAAGCGTAG
- a CDS encoding ATP-grasp domain-containing protein — protein MDSVNVLITCSGGVISPSHIHSLRFNPDNRALKIIGTDINAPCIGQCIADKFYQVPPGDSPIYVEKMMEICSKESVDVLFPASHEEALVLSKNSDSFKKNGTIVAISKYDVLEKAFNKGRAYQTLKQHNLPCPEFRIVKSLKEFEDASHRLGIGEKKIVMKPVLSRGGRGARILTTENLTHHLLNDKPGYLDTSYDEALKALSVIDEKIFPELVLMEYLPGTIYSVDFLAINGEALMIVPKVRVYGNASQTIVGKVKRDPLIEATIRNISHAFGFDYTINIELGCNSAGEPLPFDFNPRVAASVAFCSAAGANILYYALKMALNEELPKVTVKDNILMLRYFKEQYLNLG, from the coding sequence ATGGACTCCGTTAATGTTTTAATCACTTGCTCAGGTGGTGTAATAAGTCCAAGCCACATCCATAGTTTACGCTTTAATCCAGACAACAGAGCACTAAAAATAATAGGCACAGACATAAACGCTCCCTGCATTGGGCAGTGCATAGCAGATAAATTCTATCAGGTACCGCCAGGCGATTCTCCTATTTATGTAGAAAAAATGATGGAGATATGCTCAAAAGAGTCAGTTGATGTACTTTTTCCCGCTTCACATGAAGAAGCATTAGTGCTGTCTAAAAACAGTGATTCCTTTAAGAAAAATGGTACCATAGTTGCCATATCCAAATATGATGTTCTGGAAAAAGCATTCAATAAAGGTCGAGCTTACCAAACTTTAAAGCAGCATAATTTACCCTGTCCCGAATTTCGGATCGTGAAAAGCTTAAAGGAATTTGAAGATGCTTCACATAGACTTGGAATCGGCGAAAAAAAAATCGTGATGAAACCAGTCTTATCACGGGGTGGCAGAGGCGCAAGAATATTAACTACAGAAAATCTTACACATCACCTCTTGAATGATAAACCCGGTTATCTCGATACTAGCTATGATGAGGCCCTAAAAGCGCTCAGTGTTATTGATGAAAAAATTTTTCCCGAACTTGTTTTAATGGAGTATCTTCCGGGGACAATTTATAGCGTGGATTTTTTGGCTATAAACGGTGAAGCTTTGATGATTGTTCCTAAAGTACGTGTCTATGGTAACGCAAGCCAAACAATCGTGGGCAAAGTGAAAAGAGACCCGTTAATTGAGGCTACAATTAGAAATATAAGCCATGCTTTCGGCTTTGATTACACAATAAACATTGAATTAGGCTGTAACTCTGCTGGTGAGCCTTTGCCTTTCGATTTTAACCCGCGCGTTGCGGCGTCAGTTGCATTTTGCAGTGCCGCCGGAGCTAATATTTTGTACTATGCACTAAAAATGGCGTTAAATGAAGAATTGCCAAAAGTAACTGTCAAAGACAACATTCTGATGCTTCGTTACTTCAAGGAGCAATACCTGAACTTGGGATAG
- a CDS encoding glycosyltransferase family 2 protein — MIEYSQLKINYKDLKDAPSSGLSTSQRLSIRRGNNFRPTIQVIIAALNEEDGIALTINELMETLNNPNILVVDGNSTDRTVEVAKDLGAQVVFQDGQGKGDALAKGIKNLQSVDYVVITDADYTYPAEYIHEMIQILDENPKVGMVCGNRFTDKTDPKAMHNIFYIGNRLIAFMHNALNGVELIDPLTGLRVVRADILKDWKVQSKGFDIEVELNHYIERKGYGIVEIPILYRQRVGEKKLKVRHGVAILKRIVQETTF; from the coding sequence ATGATAGAATACTCGCAATTAAAAATAAATTATAAAGACTTAAAAGATGCCCCATCATCTGGATTATCGACTTCACAGCGGTTGTCAATTCGGAGAGGAAACAATTTTAGACCAACTATACAAGTCATAATAGCCGCATTAAATGAAGAAGACGGTATAGCCTTAACTATAAACGAATTAATGGAAACTCTCAATAACCCAAACATTTTAGTCGTCGACGGTAACAGTACCGACCGAACAGTTGAAGTCGCCAAAGACTTAGGCGCACAAGTCGTATTCCAAGATGGTCAAGGAAAAGGAGACGCATTAGCCAAAGGAATAAAGAACTTACAATCCGTTGATTATGTAGTAATCACAGATGCAGATTACACCTACCCCGCAGAATACATACATGAAATGATACAAATCCTAGACGAAAACCCTAAAGTCGGCATGGTCTGCGGCAACAGATTCACTGACAAAACTGACCCCAAAGCGATGCACAACATCTTCTACATCGGAAACCGCCTCATCGCATTCATGCATAACGCATTGAACGGTGTCGAATTAATCGATCCACTAACAGGTCTACGTGTAGTTCGAGCTGATATCCTAAAAGATTGGAAAGTACAATCCAAGGGATTCGACATCGAAGTTGAATTAAACCACTACATCGAACGCAAAGGCTACGGAATAGTAGAAATCCCCATATTATACCGCCAAAGAGTCGGAGAGAAAAAACTCAAAGTAAGACACGGCGTTGCCATCCTAAAACGCATCGTGCAAGAGACAACTTTCTAG
- a CDS encoding PIG-L family deacetylase, translating into MVYACKTILAVGSHPDDIELGCGGTLYQAAKQGTKIIAVFMTKGELSASPQIRMQESKNALSILGVSEVHFGDFTDSEVPHSRKAVDFLESFAIKHKPGIVLTHSVNDVHQDHRQTGWLSISAFRNIPRILAYETPRVTSTYAPNYFVDISKSTAAKWKALQCHISQKTKHYIAYESMVNLASYRGSQVGLHAAEAYEVVKYVETIAGTELV; encoded by the coding sequence TTGGTTTATGCCTGCAAAACAATTCTCGCAGTAGGATCACACCCAGACGACATCGAACTAGGCTGCGGCGGAACACTCTATCAAGCTGCAAAACAAGGTACAAAAATCATAGCCGTCTTCATGACAAAAGGCGAATTAAGCGCATCACCACAGATAAGAATGCAAGAAAGCAAAAACGCTCTATCAATCCTCGGCGTCTCGGAAGTACACTTCGGCGATTTCACCGATTCTGAAGTACCTCACTCAAGAAAAGCCGTTGATTTCCTCGAATCGTTTGCTATTAAACATAAACCTGGAATAGTACTCACACACTCCGTAAACGATGTCCATCAAGACCACAGACAAACAGGTTGGCTATCCATATCCGCATTCCGAAACATCCCGCGAATTTTGGCATACGAAACACCCCGAGTCACATCCACTTATGCCCCAAACTATTTCGTTGACATCTCAAAATCTACAGCGGCAAAATGGAAAGCGCTTCAATGCCACATCTCCCAGAAAACTAAACATTACATAGCATACGAATCAATGGTCAATTTAGCCTCATATAGAGGAAGCCAAGTAGGGCTTCATGCAGCCGAAGCGTACGAAGTAGTAAAATACGTAGAAACCATCGCTGGAACGGAGTTAGTGTAA
- a CDS encoding WbqC family protein has product MILAGHQPNYLPWLGFFDKIQQSDVFVIADNVQFENQGFTNRNRIKIANAAKWLTVPIEHTREPQLINQVKISKVNDWTRKHWLSIKQNYSKAPYWDKYSALLEQTYLKDWPLLIDLNMHIIRGVMDSLEISTPLIMASSLRAKGKNSDLLLAYCKELGADTYLAGRGSKTYLDVKKFHQKGVKVVFQDFEYPVYQQCNGGDFIPNLSIVDYLFCTGGAPWQTKEGSCLQNQTQNLLAIKS; this is encoded by the coding sequence ATGATCTTGGCTGGTCATCAACCCAACTATCTGCCTTGGTTAGGCTTTTTTGACAAAATACAACAAAGCGACGTTTTCGTCATCGCAGACAACGTTCAATTCGAAAATCAAGGCTTCACCAACAGAAACAGAATTAAAATAGCGAATGCGGCTAAGTGGCTAACAGTACCCATAGAGCACACACGCGAACCACAATTAATTAACCAAGTAAAAATCTCCAAAGTGAATGACTGGACCAGAAAACACTGGCTTAGCATAAAACAGAATTACTCCAAAGCACCTTACTGGGATAAATACAGTGCGCTCCTTGAGCAAACTTACCTCAAGGATTGGCCTCTATTGATTGACCTTAACATGCACATAATAAGAGGTGTCATGGATTCTCTTGAAATAAGTACTCCTCTGATAATGGCTTCTTCATTAAGGGCTAAGGGCAAAAACAGCGACTTACTCTTGGCTTACTGCAAAGAACTAGGCGCCGATACCTATCTAGCTGGAAGGGGATCAAAAACTTATCTTGATGTTAAAAAATTCCATCAGAAAGGTGTAAAAGTAGTATTTCAAGACTTTGAATACCCCGTTTATCAGCAATGCAATGGTGGCGATTTTATCCCAAATCTCTCTATTGTAGACTACCTTTTCTGTACAGGAGGCGCACCATGGCAAACCAAAGAAGGTTCTTGTCTTCAAAATCAGACGCAAAATTTGCTCGCAATTAAAAGCTGA
- a CDS encoding winged helix-turn-helix domain-containing protein, whose translation MGKNRNRLSIIAAVLEASRAGSSKTHIMFKANLSFKLLEKYLTLVTEAGFVNRTDANYKLTTSGEEFLGRYKTLQNEFTKLKQSLEALVNEQSILESQCLKSTLCSTQSVSEGACL comes from the coding sequence TTGGGAAAAAACCGAAATCGACTAAGCATAATCGCCGCAGTCTTGGAAGCCTCACGTGCGGGCTCAAGCAAAACACACATAATGTTCAAGGCAAACCTAAGCTTCAAACTCTTAGAAAAATACCTAACTCTAGTAACCGAAGCAGGATTTGTTAATCGTACCGACGCAAATTACAAATTAACCACCAGCGGCGAAGAATTCCTCGGCCGCTACAAAACACTCCAAAATGAATTCACAAAACTAAAACAATCCCTTGAAGCCCTAGTCAATGAACAAAGCATCCTCGAAAGTCAATGTCTAAAAAGTACACTCTGCTCAACCCAGTCAGTGTCGGAGGGTGCCTGCTTATGA
- a CDS encoding HAD-IA family hydrolase, which produces MSLIDTVIFDLDGVLYDERQYFYAAFAEIADFLSKKSKFSQHQIRDKLWADFQKKSSIYPHLFNDLLTDYDIDKNLLTNILTLFSTVKPNLKLYHSAELLLKTLRNENFKLGLLTNGNVETQRNKVRLLKIEDYFNAIVYARQLGAAFEKPNTQAFEAVLSALSSKPEKAIYLGDNPYTDFVGAKQLGIKTIRLLSGEFRGVHLGLAYEADFVADNLDHASRIILKIQKSGKERERIV; this is translated from the coding sequence ATGTCGCTTATCGATACTGTGATATTTGATCTAGACGGAGTGCTATACGACGAACGACAGTATTTTTATGCTGCTTTTGCTGAAATTGCTGATTTTCTTTCCAAAAAATCGAAATTTTCACAGCATCAAATCCGCGATAAACTCTGGGCTGATTTTCAAAAGAAATCAAGCATTTACCCTCATCTTTTCAATGACTTATTAACTGACTACGACATTGATAAGAATTTGCTCACGAATATCTTAACTTTGTTTTCCACGGTGAAACCCAATCTAAAACTATATCATAGTGCAGAATTGCTGCTTAAAACATTGAGAAACGAAAATTTCAAGTTGGGTTTACTTACCAATGGAAACGTTGAAACCCAGCGTAATAAAGTAAGATTGCTGAAAATTGAAGATTACTTTAATGCAATTGTTTACGCACGTCAGTTAGGCGCTGCTTTTGAAAAGCCTAACACACAAGCTTTCGAAGCAGTGCTTTCCGCTTTATCTTCAAAACCTGAGAAAGCCATCTATCTCGGAGACAATCCATATACTGATTTTGTAGGTGCTAAACAACTCGGAATTAAAACAATTAGGCTATTGTCTGGAGAATTTAGAGGTGTTCATCTAGGTCTCGCTTATGAGGCAGACTTTGTTGCTGATAATCTCGATCATGCAAGCCGAATTATTCTAAAAATTCAAAAATCTGGGAAAGAAAGAGAACGTATCGTATAG
- a CDS encoding phosphotransferase — protein sequence MLYPTGCIAIKPAKNSQNSDFSSEVSEFCRHIAGQQKIVATAQVDSYNFKPSNDRSISEIMVVIHNFQPRIMSYLKPIKNKTVFFFAVDQWIFERDVDRGMLGEALASKLIFPYIAFNGESYLRQMEVELKQRLISESLENLVINFPELVSRIRILPQYFLYEVISSRLRIFPLLAYDLSDLTSCLFQNEEHALESYKEALNHLKTQGYLTEQDGYYYITQKFIAKSQNPKLRIINLSKNAPRTLFTSLFGVLPQLMSIVTQNAEAFLRTQKINWLRQPNQTCRFIDPQRYLFFPTAEGYVSLSEKIDIKGFTQRLLLKDQTINVEVEHVGGMLNDVYLINAGDRKVLAKRFKDWSGFKWFPLSLWSFGARSFAVSGQARLAKECAISELLSNAGFNVPKILLVSNTERLVFMEFIEGASLSQAIKQYASDEAGDEVLATVAKVGETLAKVHAKGVSLGDTKPDNVLVKADGTLYLIDFEQAQQGGDKAWDIAVFLYYCGHYLQPFDGNIKASSLAVAFIEGYLKAGGNVSDIHKAARPKYTRVFSIFTMPSIMLAISNVCKQAQNQTS from the coding sequence TTGCTATATCCAACAGGGTGCATAGCCATCAAACCTGCAAAAAACAGCCAAAACAGCGACTTTTCAAGCGAAGTTTCCGAGTTTTGCAGGCACATCGCTGGGCAACAAAAAATCGTGGCAACCGCACAGGTAGACTCCTACAACTTTAAACCCTCCAATGACCGTTCTATCTCTGAAATAATGGTCGTCATCCACAATTTTCAACCCCGCATCATGAGCTACCTAAAGCCCATCAAAAACAAAACAGTCTTTTTCTTCGCAGTAGACCAGTGGATTTTTGAACGCGACGTCGACAGGGGCATGTTGGGCGAAGCTCTAGCGAGTAAACTAATCTTCCCCTACATAGCTTTTAACGGCGAGTCGTACCTTCGTCAGATGGAAGTTGAGTTAAAGCAGCGCTTGATTTCAGAGTCTCTCGAGAACTTGGTCATCAACTTCCCAGAACTTGTCTCACGTATCCGAATATTGCCCCAATACTTCCTCTATGAAGTAATTTCTAGTCGTCTTAGAATTTTCCCGCTATTGGCTTATGACTTGTCTGACTTGACAAGCTGCCTGTTTCAAAACGAAGAACACGCACTTGAAAGCTACAAAGAGGCGCTAAATCACCTAAAAACACAGGGCTACCTAACAGAGCAAGACGGATACTACTACATAACCCAAAAGTTCATCGCTAAATCCCAAAACCCCAAACTACGCATAATCAACCTATCCAAAAACGCACCCCGAACACTATTCACCTCCCTCTTTGGCGTGTTACCGCAACTGATGAGCATCGTCACGCAGAATGCAGAAGCCTTTTTGCGGACCCAAAAAATAAATTGGCTCCGTCAACCTAACCAAACCTGTCGATTCATAGACCCACAACGATACCTGTTTTTCCCCACCGCCGAAGGATACGTATCCCTTTCCGAAAAAATCGACATCAAAGGGTTCACTCAGCGTCTACTGTTAAAAGACCAAACCATCAACGTAGAAGTGGAACATGTCGGCGGCATGCTAAACGACGTATACCTCATCAACGCTGGAGATCGAAAGGTGCTGGCTAAGCGGTTCAAGGATTGGTCAGGCTTCAAATGGTTCCCCTTAAGTCTTTGGTCGTTTGGCGCCCGGTCATTTGCGGTTTCTGGGCAAGCCCGCCTTGCCAAGGAATGCGCCATCAGCGAGCTTTTGTCAAATGCAGGTTTCAATGTTCCCAAAATTTTGCTCGTCAGCAACACTGAACGCCTAGTTTTTATGGAGTTCATAGAAGGCGCAAGCCTAAGCCAAGCTATCAAACAGTACGCATCTGATGAAGCAGGAGACGAGGTTTTAGCAACAGTAGCCAAAGTCGGAGAAACTCTTGCGAAAGTGCATGCAAAAGGCGTCTCGTTAGGAGACACTAAACCTGATAACGTTCTCGTAAAAGCAGATGGCACATTGTACCTGATTGATTTTGAGCAGGCTCAGCAGGGAGGCGACAAAGCTTGGGATATCGCGGTTTTCCTCTACTACTGCGGGCACTATCTGCAGCCCTTCGACGGCAACATCAAGGCATCTTCGCTGGCTGTTGCCTTCATCGAAGGATACCTCAAAGCAGGAGGAAACGTTTCTGACATCCACAAAGCCGCTCGTCCGAAATATACGCGGGTTTTCAGCATCTTCACCATGCCGTCTATTATGCTTGCGATTAGTAATGTATGCAAACAAGCTCAAAATCAAACAAGCTAA